CGCTCCTGCGGCCCGACAATATCAGCTCAGGCTCGAGGCAAATTTGTCCCAGCCTTCCTTGACCGTTTCCATCGCGACGTTGGTGGATGTGCTTGCAACGTGCGGCAGGGTCGAAATCCGCTCTCCCAGCACTCGACGATACCGTCCGATATCGCGCGTCCTGATTTTGAGCAGGTAGTCGAACCTGCCGGCGATCATGTGGCACTCCTCGACTTCCCTGATCTTCTTCACGGCATCGTTGAAGCTTTTGAGAGCATCCTCCCGCGTGTTCGAAAGCTTCACCTCCACGAACGCGATGTGGTCGAGCTGCATCTTCGCCGGATTGAGGACCGCTTTGAACCCTTCGATGTATCCGTCATTGATGAGCCTTTTGAAGCGAAGCTGACACGGCGTCTTGGATAGGCCGACGCGGGCGGCCAGATCGGTGATCGACAGCCTGCCATCCTGGGCCAACGCTTCGAGGATCTTCCTATCGAATTGGTCTAAATCACTAAAAAAGTTGGCTTCACTAGGCACAATTTCAGCTCCAGGCGGCAATAATAAGTGCATATAACCTGAAAATCGATGTTTTCAAGTGAGAATGGCGCCGCCCTGCCGTGCTAGATTTCGGCAGGATTTGGAGGAAGTCGTCATGGCACCGCCTGCAAAGCAATCGGCATCTGAATGCGGCATCGAACAACACTATGATTTGAGG
The nucleotide sequence above comes from Rhizobium sp. CB3090. Encoded proteins:
- a CDS encoding Lrp/AsnC ligand binding domain-containing protein, translated to MPSEANFFSDLDQFDRKILEALAQDGRLSITDLAARVGLSKTPCQLRFKRLINDGYIEGFKAVLNPAKMQLDHIAFVEVKLSNTREDALKSFNDAVKKIREVEECHMIAGRFDYLLKIRTRDIGRYRRVLGERISTLPHVASTSTNVAMETVKEGWDKFASSLS